TGCGGGAATGTATGAGAAGGAAATCGAGTCAGCCGACCTGCTATATGTAACTGATTCTGAACGAACTCGTCTTTGAGATGAACGTTTTCTAACGCATTTTTagtcaataaaatgttaatacaatagtacatatttgaccattaattttgtgacattataagggAAGCCGAGCTTCCCTTGCAGTCTTAAAGAAATCGCCACTGGTCTTGTTAATTTAGTCTTGTTAACTCCTGTTTGCTGTGTATTTGAGCTTTCAGTTTCAGTCCATTCTTTGTCTAGCTTTGTTTAACGGTACatggtgttttgtattttatttcctGGTTATTTCCCCTGTTACTTGTTTGGATTACTCCATTAAAGAGTCCTGATATCTCCTTTGTCGTGCGATTAAATACTACAACCCAACGTGACAGTTGTTGTTTCAAAGTATAACCAAGAGAGTTTATGGAACATTGCTTTTATTGGAATAAATGCAGTCTTACTACAACAGCAAATTACTTGtttatgaaacatttttaaCTGATCGATTTATACAATTCCtgaaatttctttaaaaaatgagcTACTTAGTACATAGAATTAGAAAGAAAGTACTCAGTAAATCATTACAAAGAGCATTATAACAATATCGAACCCATGTACCATAATTGGAACCCATGCTTATAACTTGAATACACTGATAGTTATGATCTTAAAGTCTTTTAGGACTAAAAAGAGAAGTATTAAGAGTCAATAATTTCTTGAGCACAGTGCAGCACTGTTTGAAGTTTATCAAATATCGCTTTTAGACCATTACAACACGCTGTACAACTCACTGGAACTCTCTTTCCCAAAGGTGAATAAGTTCTTTCTCATACTTTAAAAGGCTCTGGTAAAATTTGTCCTTCATTTCATATCCTGCTGATATAATAGAGTatagttgtctcattttgtcTTCGTTTGTTGAAGCTGCTATGATGGTTGAGTATTGCTCAGTGCCAATCAGTGGGCGAAGGTCATCTATGATAGAATCCACCTTCTTGACTTGCTGAATGATTTTCTCCTTGTGTTTGTCCACAAACTGAGCAGCTGCAAGAAAAAGAgaatcaaatattttattttagacacAAACTAATGCTGTGGTTCCGTGGTTCCCTCCTCTGGCCATCGGAGGGAGCCTTCTCCCgaatactgacacacacacactacatttAACCCATAAGCCCGTGCCTTGGACTGATTTCCACTCCAGCTGTTACCCAtcacctggactataaaagactctccTACACACCCACTtatcgcgaagtcttgttttgccttGGTGAACATTTCTGAGTGTTAGTTCCTTGTCTTATTGCCTGTTGCTGACTCTATTGTTACCTGTTACTGATCCATCGCTGCCTGCctctgacccttgcctgttctaACTACCTGTGAGTGATTACTGCCTGTCTTGACCTGTCTGCCTGTTATTTTGACCACGACCCTGCCTGTCCCTGTTATTCCTGTCTGCTCCTGTTTGactctgcctgtacgactacccTTTATCAttaaaagcatgcaaatggatcccagcCTGTGTGATGAATCATTACAGTGTGTGAGGGAGAAAGACAAACTGCTACACAAACTAATACTAAAATACTTACATTTCTTGACATATCTGATGTTGTAGGCAACAGGTCCTCTGATGGTAAAGCCAAGGTAGAAGGAGACCAGGTCTTTATTGTACACACTGGCCTGATTGTGGGGTGAAACTTCAATTTGGTTTCCACCTCTAAAAGCAAACACCTTATGATTTCTAATCTCCCCTTCAATACGCTGAAGACTTTCGATTTCAGCATTCTCATGCTCTTCAGTGAGGAGACGGGTGATCTCAATCTGATTTCTTTCATCAGAAAAGTGGTCAGGGTTACTCCTAGAGGAATGAACAAGTCTCTGCAATCCTCCACCGCTCCCAAGGAAGAAGAGAGGAACAAGGTAGCGAGAGCGAAGGTGTTTCTGATAGGTTCTTTCATATGAATCACACATGTATTGGACACACTCTTTAAGGTCGGGAGTGTTACTGGTTTTCTTTGCACTATCATGCCAAAACAGCAAAAGGACCAAGAGGTAAAACTCTGGGCTTCTGTTTTTGTTCTCTCTCCCCCAAAGTTTCTGTAATATGTCCTGGAGCTCTGGcactggtctgagtatttcagagtTTGCAGACTTCTGACTCAACATGATGTTGGCGAGAATGTAGTTTTGAGCATCAATATCAAACTGAGAATTCATATAAATCTCTCTCCATTGTTCTGTGATTTGCTCCAGGTCAGAAACACTTGTGATGTGGCTTAAAGCGGAAAGCAGACCTTCAAAAGACATGCTGAATTGTTCCTCTTCTTTTATATAATTTTCGTAGCACTTGGCAGTGTCTGTCCAAATGTACTGTGGTTCATTTTTATCAATGTTTGGCTTTGAGTATATTAGAAAGGTCtcaaaaaaattgcatttctcTTCAATTCTTTGCCTTAAGCTTGTGAGGAGAGATTGgtattttttgcaattttcaGAGCTGATTAAACTGGGAGACTGTGTTTCCTGTCTGAGCACTTTGGACCATTCTGAGTTAATGTTTTTTAGCTTGTAGAACATCGTGTTTGCTACCTGTATGTAGCCAAAAAGCCCTCTGTAATTAAAAACAGCAGAGACGTGTGTCACACCGTCCTCTTGCATCTTTGGGTCTAGTTCCTTTTCTGCGATCTCTGCCTCTTCTTCAAAAGCTTTAAATGCTTGCTTTCCAATCTGTAAAATCTTTCTAGAAAGAATTTCAAGGTTGTGGTTCTTCAGTTGGTTTTTGTAGACTTGTCCAAGTGTGTCTCTGATAAAAGAATTATTTGGTTCCATCTTAATAGCAATTTTCGCCCAGGTTTCAGCTCTTGCATAATCTGTTTGCTTGATGTAATAAAAACGTGCAAAAGCTTGTGGAATAAATGGATCCTGTGGAAGCTTCTTAGCTGCATGTTTGAACACTCCCTCacacattgattttttttctttctccgtAATATCTTGGATAAGATTGGAGAACTTGTGAAGTGTTTCTTCTCTCTCATCGTTTGGCAGATATTTTTCTCGCTTTGTAAGCAGATGTTTGATTGTTTTCACCAAGTAAGGGGGAATTGTTTGAGGGCATAAGTGTGAGATGAGTTTTATAGTCGTATCACTCAAGGTTACGCCAGCGTCGGTTAGTAACTGTAGACATTTGTCAGCGATCATCGGATGTGCCATTCGTATACATCTGTCCTTATATTTGGTCCCTCCAGAACGTGTTGAATATATCACCAGAAGATCTGCAAAGGCTCCCATTTGTTTTTCCAAAGTGGGACGGCCAGAAATGTGATTTTTCTTATCCACAAATTCCAGGCACAAGGTCTCAGTAAGATATGAACCTGGGACATATGAGTTAATCAAAGCCAAATAAGATAGCATTTGAGCGTTGCGAGGTctcctttttttctttaaaggttTGAGATATTCACAGGCCTCAGTAATGTAAGTTTGGCTGAAATTCCTCTGCATTATGTTAAAACCATGAAATTCCTTGTGTCTGTCGTGTCTCTCAGCAATCTCTGTAAGTTTAGCATTAAAATTGTCCTGCTCTTCTTTTGAAAGGCTTGTACACAACATTAGTTTCTCCTTTcctgttttgttcttttttcgAAGGCAGTTTAAAATGATGACCACAGGAATGTTTGCATTGATATTgctctcttttattttttttgtcagattgTCTTGCAAGTCAGAGATAAATTGCATGTCCTCATttgtgtctgtctctctgtccaCAAGTAGTAGGACTGTGTTCTGGATTTGTGAAGCAACCCCATTAAACAGATGTATTACTTGTTGCGCAATTGCTTTTGAATCTGATACTGAATCAATTACTCGTGCACATCTGAGCTCTTTCCTCAAGTCCCAGAGAACTTGCATTGCCAGTGTAGTACCTCCACTGCCTGGCTGATGAAAGAGATTAATAGTGGACGTGCTacagtttatttttcttttcttttgtataagttttgttatttttgtgtaTATGTCCCTCTTAACAAAAGGTGTATGATTTCTCTCAGCACAGTAGAAGTTCAGCCATTGTGGTGGGGCTCCTCTGTAGAACTCTTCTTCCTTCTCCAAGACAAGCTGAGGATCAGTATCCCAGTCTTCAAACATATTTcccaaaacaacatcaagattAAAGAGTTTATCTTTTACTTCAGTCTGGAGTTCAATCCGAGCACCATATTTGGTTGAGACTGTATAATACTCCATTTGAATGTTAGTTACAGATTGTCAGACTGATTTTCTGCGTTGTTTCCACACAAACTAGGACCTTTCCTAAAATAGTTCTATAATgtttaaaaaggaaaataattacAATGACATATCTTGTAGAATTAATCACAAAACAACAGAACTTtaagtacacagcaaaatctccagagttaaatcaactctgctcagagtacatatggtccctctttaaatagtgttaaaataacactgaagcaaagTTAAAGTtgatgagataattaagcaattaattaaatgatgattgtgcattagtgatgaacacctgctgttaacaagcagaatcactgaagaaaagagaaacacaagaactacaactgactttagccgcagccttattaattgcttaattatctcattaactttaactctgcttcagtgttactttaacactatttagagagggaccatatgtactctgagcagagctgatttaatTCTGGGGATTTTACTATGTAATATTCTTCAAATTATTAACACCCAAGGGCACACTGGAGATCTTTATGGATAGCTCACTCATTGTGGAGCTTGAATTAGCAGACTTTAATTTACAAGCCTTGATCTTTAGCCACTATCTCTAGTTCTCTTCTGCTTCACAAGCATGTATAGTTCAAACTGACCCAAATTtaagtgtgtttgttttgtgactGTTTGTGATTTAAAACATGAAGGAGATATAAAAGCTATAAAAGTGGAGGAGAAGATTTTCAGCTAATAACaaattatatttcagttttatctGACATAAAGCTATTATATGGCCTCAGATGACTTAAAACATATCACACAAGAAGGGACATTCTAAAACACTTAAAACTGCTTAATGTGGCTTAATATACCAAGGAAAAAAATGTCACATGTGTTTCCACGTCTTCACTAGTGGAAATGATATTACTGATATCAGAAATGaccattgttactagtaaaaatttcATTATTATAACTAGTGgaaattgaattgttgatagATCCTAAGATCCTAAGAATGATTAAAAGTCAGCTTGGCTTGCCATTCCGTtaacagttgctagggtgtgatTTGGTGTGACTTGATTGTTAAGGAAACCAGGATACAATAATGAGCACATTTACATGCACACCAGTAAGCTGATAACTCACAATTATCAGCTTATTGAAATAACCAGTTTTGCCTGTTTACATGCAAATCAGCTGGTTGCTCACAATTATCAGCTTATTAAAATAACCAGTTTTGCCTATTTACATGCAAATCAGTAAACTGACAATGCAAGTAAAGCACGTTTACATGACTTTAATAATAAATCTGGTAATTTCTCTGTAGTGACATCcaaatataatcattttaatgtccagttttttatttttttattttagagaaatgtttttaaaaggtaTGATGTTCCTCAaatgttctttcaacttaattttgatttaaaattcaacattctaggaatgctgatttgtaacattccaagaatataaaaatgtccagtttccttaatgtttgtagaatgttatttaaaggttagtttgatgttcctgaaacattctttcaatcattcaaacacctgctgtgaacaaacactgaaagaaagagaaataagaacacaaactacaactttcttcagccacagccttagatgaactgaagataaaagacattaaatctctgattaaacaactccacaaacagcattaccaacttcacttattactaaccagactgactttatttttgtcacacatctacagaagatcttactgagaattaacagaagtttagatattgatgtcttattgaaaatgttttgtttgccACCATAATGGatatcagtgtttgttttaggcTGCTGTCCATATGAAGGTTTTGtccaaatataataatttaatttcttacaGTATGTCAGTTGTGATgttaaataaagcttgcaacaTGAAACTTATGGCATATTATTCCTTCATGCAGTTACAGATGTAGCATTTTGACTTGTTAATAACAGACAATACATTTCTCTGAAAATTAAAGTCATGAAGCAATGGTTCCCGCTCAGGGTCAATAATGGTTTCATTTGATCATATGGTAGACAATTGCCATGGTTACTTATCCAATCTGCACATTTTCATTCCTTCACAGCCTATCAATATGGCATCCACTCttgtgaaaaatggcagaacaTACATTTTTGTCATAAAGTCATGCAGTAGGATGTAAAATTACATGTCACACAGTTTGGTGTCACAGTACTACTGtacatttcaaatacaattaGGGATATTCTTTGCACTATTGATTGAATatagaatgcattgtttttgaCCTAAAACATCAGCCCTTCAGTGTTAAATTCATTTTCATAAGGTAACAAAACCTTACAAAAAAGTCATGGATAGTCTTACCTTTCTGTTGAGAATGAAAAAGTTGGCAACAGTTAAAGGACGCACATACGATTTTGTAgccatgaaaatgaaaataaaaaaggccTGCCCCTTTTGTGTCATCCACTGGTTGAACCTGTAGTTATTTGTGTGTTTAGTGgttgggtgggtgggtgggtgacAGTGAAATTAAAAGCATTAAATCAAACGTAAGCTTACAAAGAGAACCTAAAACCCTGAATTGTTTTGCATTTCTAGAGTAATAATAAGGCAGAGTACTAAAAGCAGTGATTCACCAAGAaccaatatatttatatagctcTAGATGgtacaggctgataggtcctaaCTCAATCTGCTAGCATCACATTGTTATCTCATAGTGCagctgactgtttttttttgctaaaccaGCAGCCAATAAGCTTTTgctaaaacatttcaaatatcgTAGCAGTATTTGCTGTAGGAGTTTGCAGCACGCTTCAGAAcgcatttaaaatcaacatttaaGATAAGTGAATGCTCTTTTGTTCTGCATCTCTGCGTATAATGTGTGgtctgttttttaatttttaaatggaGCAATCTTTACAAGTTTTAAACTAGCATGTCAACAGTTGCACaagtgaatcactgaatcatatAAGCAGTAGTGTTAGCTACTGCACATGGCTATGCAGCAGCTAACACAACTGCTTatatgattcagtgattcactcGTGCACCTGTTGACATGTTTCGTTTGAGGTAACCATAatggagatcagtgtttgctgtagTTGGGCTGCTGTCCATATGAAGGTTTTGTCcaaatgtaatcattttatttcttacAGTATGTCAGTTGTGATGTTAAATAAAGCTAAAGTCAGTGGGAAACTTATGGCATATTATCCCTTCATGCAGTTACAGATGTAGCATTTTGACTGAAACACTTCTACTGCGTGAGGTGAGATTGTATATCAATTGTATATCATTGCAG
This genomic stretch from Megalobrama amblycephala isolate DHTTF-2021 linkage group LG2, ASM1881202v1, whole genome shotgun sequence harbors:
- the LOC125263504 gene encoding sterile alpha motif domain-containing protein 9-like, giving the protein MEYYTVSTKYGARIELQTEVKDKLFNLDVVLGNMFEDWDTDPQLVLEKEEEFYRGAPPQWLNFYCAERNHTPFVKRDIYTKITKLIQKKRKINCSTSTINLFHQPGSGGTTLAMQVLWDLRKELRCARVIDSVSDSKAIAQQVIHLFNGVASQIQNTVLLLVDRETDTNEDMQFISDLQDNLTKKIKESNINANIPVVIILNCLRKKNKTGKEKLMLCTSLSKEEQDNFNAKLTEIAERHDRHKEFHGFNIMQRNFSQTYITEACEYLKPLKKKRRPRNAQMLSYLALINSYVPGSYLTETLCLEFVDKKNHISGRPTLEKQMGAFADLLVIYSTRSGGTKYKDRCIRMAHPMIADKCLQLLTDAGVTLSDTTIKLISHLCPQTIPPYLVKTIKHLLTKREKYLPNDEREETLHKFSNLIQDITEKEKKSMCEGVFKHAAKKLPQDPFIPQAFARFYYIKQTDYARAETWAKIAIKMEPNNSFIRDTLGQVYKNQLKNHNLEILSRKILQIGKQAFKAFEEEAEIAEKELDPKMQEDGVTHVSAVFNYRGLFGYIQVANTMFYKLKNINSEWSKVLRQETQSPSLISSENCKKYQSLLTSLRQRIEEKCNFFETFLIYSKPNIDKNEPQYIWTDTAKCYENYIKEEEQFSMSFEGLLSALSHITSVSDLEQITEQWREIYMNSQFDIDAQNYILANIMLSQKSANSEILRPVPELQDILQKLWGRENKNRSPEFYLLVLLLFWHDSAKKTSNTPDLKECVQYMCDSYERTYQKHLRSRYLVPLFFLGSGGGLQRLVHSSRSNPDHFSDERNQIEITRLLTEEHENAEIESLQRIEGEIRNHKVFAFRGGNQIEVSPHNQASVYNKDLVSFYLGFTIRGPVAYNIRYVKKSAQFVDKHKEKIIQQVKKVDSIIDDLRPLIGTEQYSTIIAASTNEDKMRQLYSIISAGYEMKDKFYQSLLKYEKELIHLWEREFQ